Proteins co-encoded in one Leucobacter exalbidus genomic window:
- a CDS encoding YraN family protein has translation MTQHLAGGQSRRPAASAAVPSASSAQPVAAPHSAPHSAPRSASHNRTVGARGEAIAAAYLEGLGYRILDRNWYSRYGELDLVAVDGETLVAVEVKTRTGLGYGHPLQAITDRKAARLRRLLVEWCRAHDGSDLTDTAATAGMGDRLALTGCPDLDGPLASDDRPVVGVRGDRPRRWWAQLRIDAIGIVLRDGYAPNIDHLQGIS, from the coding sequence ATGACCCAGCACTTGGCTGGCGGGCAATCCCGCCGCCCCGCAGCATCGGCAGCCGTGCCATCCGCGTCATCCGCGCAACCAGTGGCCGCCCCGCACAGCGCCCCACACAGCGCCCCGCGTTCTGCCTCGCACAACCGCACGGTGGGGGCCCGCGGCGAAGCCATCGCGGCGGCGTACCTCGAGGGGCTGGGCTACCGCATCCTCGACCGCAACTGGTACAGCCGGTACGGCGAGCTTGACCTTGTGGCCGTGGACGGCGAGACGCTCGTCGCCGTCGAGGTGAAAACCCGCACGGGGCTCGGGTACGGGCACCCGCTGCAGGCGATCACCGACCGCAAGGCCGCGCGGTTACGCCGGCTGCTCGTGGAGTGGTGCCGCGCACACGATGGCAGCGACCTCACCGATACCGCTGCGACAGCTGGAATGGGCGACCGCCTTGCCTTAACGGGCTGCCCCGACTTGGACGGCCCCCTCGCCTCAGATGACCGCCCCGTTGTAGGTGTTCGAGGTGATCGGCCCCGACGGTGGTGGGCCCAACTGCGCATCGACGCCATTGGTATTGTGCTGCGCGACGGGTACGCGCCCAACATCGACCACCTGCAGGGCATCTCATGA
- a CDS encoding ABC transporter ATP-binding protein gives MIRLENIAKHYRNKQVLGPIDLTIERGGVTALIGPNGAGKSTMLTIIGRLLQADQGTVEVGGLDVRTAHPKDLAKTISILRQENHFMARLTVRQLVTFGRFPHSAGRITAADQRAIHAAIAFLNLAGLEDRFIDELSGGQRQRAFVAMVLAQDTDYVLLDEPLTGLDMRHAVAMMGQVRAAADTLGKTVVLVIHDVNFAAAYADRIVALADGRVVASGTPEEIITPEVLERVFETPVEVIEHGGRRVAVYYRE, from the coding sequence TTGATTCGTCTCGAAAATATTGCCAAGCACTACCGCAACAAGCAGGTGCTGGGCCCCATCGACCTCACGATCGAGCGGGGCGGGGTGACCGCGCTGATCGGCCCCAATGGGGCAGGCAAATCCACGATGCTGACGATCATCGGTCGTCTGCTGCAGGCCGATCAGGGCACGGTCGAGGTGGGCGGGCTCGACGTGCGCACCGCGCACCCCAAAGATCTTGCGAAAACGATCTCCATTCTGCGCCAAGAAAACCACTTCATGGCGCGGCTGACGGTGCGCCAGCTCGTCACCTTCGGCCGGTTTCCGCACTCGGCGGGCCGCATCACGGCCGCCGATCAGCGCGCCATCCACGCCGCCATCGCGTTCTTGAACCTCGCGGGCCTCGAAGACCGCTTCATCGATGAGCTCTCGGGCGGCCAGCGGCAGCGCGCGTTCGTGGCAATGGTGCTCGCGCAAGACACCGATTACGTGCTGCTCGATGAGCCCCTCACCGGGCTCGACATGCGCCACGCGGTCGCCATGATGGGGCAGGTGCGGGCCGCCGCCGACACCCTCGGCAAAACCGTGGTGCTCGTGATCCACGACGTGAACTTTGCGGCCGCGTACGCCGACCGCATCGTCGCACTCGCCGATGGCCGCGTGGTCGCCTCGGGCACCCCCGAAGAAATCATCACCCCCGAGGTGCTCGAACGCGTGTTCGAAACCCCGGTTGAGGTGATCGAACACGGCGGCCGCCGTGTCGCCGTCTACTACCGCGAATAG
- a CDS encoding iron chelate uptake ABC transporter family permease subunit, protein MSSPVQLTSSGEAPEAPEPRMSWIRHYAPVIVVFIIAALLAIAILTYGNPAPPGSAAFMIIVRSRLASLATIALVAVCQAVSTVLFHSATSNRILTPSILGFDALYVLSQTALVFVFGVSAQSFEGIPKIIAQSLMMIVFATVLYGWLFSGKRTNLHLLLMVGLVLGMGFGSVSTFMQRLLTPSEFDVLSARLFGSIGKGNVEYLPVAAVIVGVVLVWVWSRRRRYDVVSLGRDVATSLGVRYQREVIGILIAVAVLISVSVTMVGPMTFYGFLVATLAYQFARGDSHTEVLPLAIGIALVTLLGATFVLRNVFSAAGLVTVIIEFAGGLLFLILLLRKGLR, encoded by the coding sequence ATGAGCAGCCCCGTACAACTCACCAGTTCGGGCGAAGCACCCGAGGCGCCCGAACCGCGCATGTCCTGGATCCGGCACTATGCGCCCGTGATCGTCGTGTTTATCATCGCGGCCCTGCTCGCGATCGCGATTCTCACCTACGGTAATCCCGCGCCCCCCGGATCAGCCGCCTTCATGATCATCGTGCGCAGCAGGCTCGCCTCGCTTGCCACGATCGCGCTGGTCGCGGTGTGCCAGGCGGTGTCGACGGTGCTGTTCCATTCGGCGACCTCCAACCGTATTCTGACCCCGTCAATTCTCGGCTTCGACGCCCTTTACGTGCTGTCGCAGACCGCGCTCGTGTTTGTGTTTGGGGTATCGGCGCAAAGCTTCGAGGGGATCCCGAAGATCATCGCGCAGAGTCTCATGATGATCGTGTTTGCGACCGTGCTGTATGGCTGGCTGTTCTCGGGCAAACGCACCAACCTGCACCTGCTGCTGATGGTGGGGCTCGTGCTGGGCATGGGCTTTGGCTCGGTGTCAACGTTTATGCAGCGGCTGTTGACCCCCAGCGAGTTCGACGTGCTGAGCGCCCGGTTGTTTGGCTCGATTGGCAAGGGCAATGTTGAGTACCTGCCCGTGGCGGCCGTCATCGTGGGTGTCGTGCTCGTGTGGGTGTGGTCGCGCAGGCGTCGCTACGACGTCGTTTCGCTCGGGCGCGACGTCGCCACGAGCCTGGGCGTGCGCTACCAGCGCGAGGTGATCGGCATTCTGATCGCCGTGGCCGTACTCATCTCGGTGTCAGTGACGATGGTGGGGCCGATGACGTTCTACGGCTTCCTCGTCGCCACCCTCGCCTACCAGTTCGCGCGCGGCGACTCTCACACAGAGGTGCTGCCGCTCGCGATCGGCATCGCGCTCGTCACCCTGTTGGGCGCCACGTTCGTGCTCAGAAACGTGTTCTCGGCGGCGGGCCTGGTAACCGTGATCATTGAATTTGCTGGCGGGCTGTTGTTTCTCATCCTGCTGCTGCGAAAGGGACTGCGTTGA
- a CDS encoding ABC transporter permease, with the protein MIENTGLSKTGRNSGAATETGDRPAVRPRTVWALAAAIIVVAGLIAASLAVGVYDISGQAFGSEMFWITRVPRTIALVLAGAAMAVSGLVMQMLTQNRFVDATTSGTTEWAALGLLLTVLVVPEANMVTRMVVSSVAAFIGAMLFMLILQRIVIRSTLIVPLVGIMLGAVVSALTTFLAAQFNLLQMLSTWFMGSFTQIVRGRYEVLWIVGIVTVLVFVFADRITVAGLGKDVATNVGLNYERVLFLGTGLVAIASGVTTVVVGFLPFLGLVVPNIVSMMRGDNVRSNLPWVCLGGIGLVIACDLIGRLIIMPFEVPVSMVLGLVGAVVFISLLLRRTA; encoded by the coding sequence ATGATCGAAAACACAGGCCTGAGTAAAACAGGCCGAAACAGCGGGGCGGCCACCGAAACGGGTGACCGCCCCGCTGTGCGACCCCGCACCGTGTGGGCGCTCGCCGCAGCCATCATCGTGGTGGCGGGGCTCATTGCAGCGTCCCTCGCGGTGGGCGTGTACGACATCTCGGGCCAGGCCTTTGGCTCCGAGATGTTTTGGATCACCCGCGTGCCCCGCACGATCGCGCTCGTGCTGGCGGGAGCCGCGATGGCGGTGAGTGGGCTCGTGATGCAGATGCTCACGCAAAACCGGTTTGTTGACGCGACTACCTCGGGCACCACCGAGTGGGCCGCCCTCGGCCTGCTACTCACGGTGCTGGTCGTGCCCGAGGCGAATATGGTCACCCGCATGGTGGTCTCAAGCGTCGCCGCGTTCATTGGGGCCATGCTGTTCATGCTGATCCTGCAGCGCATCGTGATTCGCAGCACCCTCATCGTGCCGCTCGTGGGCATCATGCTGGGCGCCGTGGTGAGCGCGCTCACCACCTTCCTCGCCGCACAGTTCAACCTGCTGCAGATGCTCTCCACCTGGTTCATGGGCAGCTTCACGCAGATCGTGCGCGGCCGCTATGAGGTGCTGTGGATCGTGGGGATCGTCACCGTGCTGGTGTTCGTGTTCGCCGATCGCATCACCGTCGCGGGCCTCGGTAAAGACGTCGCGACCAATGTTGGCCTGAACTACGAACGCGTGCTGTTTCTCGGCACCGGCCTGGTCGCGATCGCCTCGGGCGTCACCACCGTGGTGGTCGGGTTTCTGCCGTTTTTGGGACTCGTGGTGCCCAACATCGTGTCGATGATGCGCGGTGATAACGTGCGCTCAAATCTGCCCTGGGTGTGCCTGGGCGGCATCGGGCTTGTGATCGCGTGCGATCTCATCGGCCGACTCATCATCATGCCGTTCGAGGTTCCGGTGTCCATGGTGCTCGGCCTTGTCGGCGCCGTCGTCTTCATTTCCCTGCTGTTGCGGAGGACCGCATGA
- a CDS encoding siderophore ABC transporter substrate-binding protein, with amino-acid sequence MVSPHTLRTTGAIRRTRVALALGATLALAAGLTACAPEPTDPAANISASTDTVTITDNHGEIAVPVNPQRVVALDNTAFDTLAAWDVDLVAAPKGVMGSAWPGYTDDDAVLDIGTHREPNLEMIVAAEPDLIIGGYRFSDQYAEIKKQNPDATVIEIAPRDGEDQFAELKRQTEILGQIFDHEDEAAALNTQLDDAIADAKSNYPTGETVMAVNTSAGQIGYIAPGIGRSLGSIFGALDLTPALEVKNASNDHQGDDISVEAIADSNPDWIFALDRDASFAPAEREAGSAPANELIRDAEALAQVPAVTKQQIVILDPNFYLTEGIQAYTALFTNISEAFAAA; translated from the coding sequence ATGGTGTCACCCCACACTCTTCGTACGACCGGTGCCATTCGTCGTACCCGCGTCGCCCTCGCGCTTGGCGCCACCCTTGCCCTCGCTGCTGGCCTGACCGCGTGCGCTCCTGAGCCCACCGATCCTGCCGCGAATATCTCGGCAAGCACTGACACCGTCACCATTACCGACAACCACGGTGAGATCGCAGTGCCCGTGAACCCGCAGCGCGTCGTCGCCCTCGACAACACCGCCTTTGACACGCTCGCCGCATGGGATGTCGACCTCGTCGCCGCCCCCAAGGGAGTCATGGGCTCAGCCTGGCCCGGGTACACCGACGACGACGCCGTGCTCGACATCGGTACGCACCGCGAACCCAACCTCGAAATGATCGTCGCGGCAGAGCCCGATCTGATCATCGGCGGCTACCGCTTCAGCGACCAGTACGCCGAGATCAAGAAGCAGAACCCCGACGCGACCGTCATCGAGATCGCCCCGCGCGACGGCGAAGACCAGTTCGCAGAGCTCAAGCGCCAGACCGAGATCCTCGGCCAGATCTTCGACCATGAAGACGAAGCCGCAGCGCTCAACACCCAGCTCGACGACGCCATCGCCGACGCCAAGAGCAACTACCCGACGGGCGAGACCGTAATGGCGGTCAACACCTCGGCCGGCCAGATCGGCTACATCGCCCCCGGTATCGGCCGCTCGCTCGGCTCGATCTTCGGCGCCCTCGACCTGACCCCCGCCCTCGAGGTGAAGAACGCATCTAACGACCACCAGGGTGATGACATCTCGGTCGAAGCGATCGCCGACTCAAACCCCGACTGGATCTTCGCCCTCGACCGCGACGCCTCGTTCGCGCCGGCCGAACGCGAAGCCGGGTCAGCTCCCGCCAACGAACTCATCCGCGACGCCGAAGCCCTCGCCCAGGTGCCCGCCGTCACGAAGCAGCAGATCGTGATCCTCGACCCGAACTTCTACCTCACCGAGGGTATTCAGGCCTACACGGCACTGTTCACCAACATCTCGGAGGCGTTCGCCGCAGCATGA
- a CDS encoding DUF2469 domain-containing protein has translation MNEEELDDYERDAELSLFREYRDIASQFRYVVETERRFYLANEVDLKRQDAGSDFYFELTMNDVWVWDVYRSDRFVKSVRVLTFKDVNVEELSAREFKLPQELALDE, from the coding sequence ATGAACGAGGAAGAGCTAGACGATTACGAACGTGACGCCGAGCTGTCGCTCTTTCGCGAGTACCGCGATATCGCCAGCCAGTTTCGCTATGTAGTAGAGACCGAACGACGCTTCTATCTGGCCAATGAGGTCGATCTGAAGCGCCAAGATGCTGGGAGTGATTTCTACTTCGAACTCACGATGAACGACGTGTGGGTGTGGGATGTGTATCGCTCAGACCGCTTCGTGAAGTCAGTGCGGGTGCTCACGTTCAAGGACGTGAACGTCGAAGAACTGTCGGCGCGCGAATTCAAGCTGCCGCAGGAGCTCGCACTCGACGAGTAG
- a CDS encoding DNA polymerase Y family protein, translating to MNESERVIVVWLPDWPVTALRQQLQSTATEPPAGDPAEVPLALCAQRRIVACCAMARAAGVRAGMRERDAQAICPTLELHPHDPDRDARLFLPVLAAFEQVVTGLEARRPGLAALRARGPARYYGGEEPAAHTLLSRTAQLGLHTARIGIADGLFAAEQAARQPRAVTVVPPGESRAFLSPLPIARAAPERLAATLQGLGIHTLGAFAALPEEAVRQRFGSDGVAAHRRSLAAGPRHGTDIRPRTVPQELSAQIEFEPSLNTGAALVAAATATVTQFFAALDEAALICTGIRIELTDDTGARHERTWSHPTHLRMEDVLDRVQWQAESGALSAASASASDDRGGAGVTRLTLTPTRTDRAAAHEAGLWGSEPDERVRHHLRGIQSAHGRDSVGTASLRGGRLARHRQEFTPWGSDSHTERNGSAAGLPWPGASSAPAPGLVFSPPLPALLSDPSGAPISVTEDDLLSAVPATLSVHAGDDAGSTAHPATHATVSPAALPRHVAVTAWSSPWPVHEHWWEGSPARVRLQVVLATGDAWLLCHEAGGWLAEGRYD from the coding sequence GTGAACGAGAGCGAACGCGTGATCGTGGTGTGGCTGCCCGATTGGCCGGTGACCGCGCTGCGCCAGCAGCTGCAGTCGACAGCGACGGAGCCCCCTGCGGGCGACCCCGCTGAGGTTCCGCTCGCGCTGTGCGCGCAGCGTCGCATCGTTGCGTGCTGCGCGATGGCCCGCGCGGCCGGTGTGCGCGCGGGGATGCGTGAGCGCGATGCGCAGGCGATCTGCCCCACGCTCGAGCTGCATCCGCATGATCCGGATCGCGATGCACGCCTGTTCCTTCCCGTGCTGGCCGCGTTTGAGCAGGTCGTCACCGGGCTCGAAGCGCGGCGCCCGGGCCTCGCCGCGCTGCGGGCTCGGGGCCCCGCCCGCTATTACGGCGGGGAAGAACCCGCCGCCCACACCCTGCTGAGCCGCACCGCCCAGCTGGGATTGCACACCGCGCGCATCGGCATCGCCGACGGTTTATTCGCGGCAGAGCAGGCCGCACGGCAGCCGCGCGCCGTCACCGTGGTACCGCCCGGGGAGTCCCGGGCGTTCTTATCGCCGCTGCCCATTGCGCGCGCGGCCCCCGAACGTCTCGCCGCCACCCTGCAGGGGCTCGGCATTCACACCTTGGGTGCGTTCGCGGCGCTTCCCGAAGAAGCCGTGCGCCAGCGGTTTGGCAGCGACGGCGTTGCCGCCCACCGCAGGTCACTGGCCGCGGGCCCCCGGCACGGCACCGACATTCGCCCCCGCACTGTCCCCCAAGAGCTCTCAGCCCAGATCGAATTCGAACCCTCCCTCAACACGGGCGCAGCCCTGGTGGCCGCCGCTACCGCCACCGTCACCCAGTTTTTTGCCGCGCTCGATGAGGCCGCCCTGATCTGCACGGGAATACGCATCGAACTCACCGACGACACCGGCGCCCGCCACGAACGCACCTGGTCGCACCCCACGCACCTGCGCATGGAAGACGTGCTCGACCGGGTGCAGTGGCAGGCCGAATCGGGGGCGCTGTCGGCGGCGAGCGCCTCTGCGTCCGATGACCGCGGCGGGGCCGGGGTCACCCGCCTCACGCTCACGCCCACCCGCACCGACCGCGCGGCGGCTCACGAGGCGGGCCTGTGGGGCAGCGAACCCGATGAACGCGTGCGCCATCACCTGCGGGGCATCCAGTCAGCGCACGGCCGCGACAGCGTCGGCACCGCCTCCCTGCGTGGCGGTCGCCTCGCGCGCCACCGGCAAGAGTTCACTCCGTGGGGATCTGACTCGCACACTGAACGCAACGGCAGCGCGGCCGGTCTCCCCTGGCCTGGGGCGTCCTCAGCCCCCGCGCCCGGCCTGGTGTTCTCGCCACCGCTCCCAGCCTTGCTCAGCGACCCCTCAGGCGCCCCGATCAGCGTCACCGAAGACGACCTCCTCAGTGCCGTGCCCGCCACCCTCAGCGTGCACGCCGGTGACGACGCAGGTTCCACCGCGCATCCCGCCACTCATGCCACCGTTTCTCCCGCCGCGCTGCCCCGCCACGTAGCGGTCACCGCGTGGTCTTCCCCCTGGCCGGTGCACGAGCACTGGTGGGAGGGCTCCCCCGCCAGAGTGCGATTGCAGGTGGTGCTCGCCACCGGTGACGCCTGGCTCCTCTGCCACGAGGCCGGCGGCTGGCTCGCTGAGGGGCGATACGACTAA